In a genomic window of Venatoribacter cucullus:
- a CDS encoding M48 family metallopeptidase: MNKAPMNYLSSYSPNLQQQAQALLDAGKTAGLLLKKYPQAHSLNSERALYDYAMALKNAHLRSSPPISKVIYDDKIHVINNALGLHTFVSRVQGGKLKAKQEIRISSLFRRVPEPLLKMIVVHELAHLREKDHNKAFYQLCCYMEPDYHQLEFDLRLYLSHRDRYGELWQTPPA, from the coding sequence ATGAACAAAGCCCCCATGAATTACCTCAGCAGTTACAGTCCCAACCTGCAGCAACAGGCGCAGGCACTGCTCGACGCCGGTAAAACCGCCGGCTTGCTGCTGAAAAAATACCCGCAGGCGCACAGCCTGAACTCCGAACGGGCGCTGTACGATTACGCCATGGCGCTGAAAAATGCCCATCTGCGCAGCTCACCGCCGATCAGCAAGGTTATCTATGACGACAAAATCCACGTTATTAACAATGCACTGGGGCTGCATACCTTTGTGTCGCGGGTACAGGGCGGCAAATTGAAAGCTAAACAAGAAATCCGTATTTCCTCGCTGTTCCGCCGCGTGCCGGAACCCTTATTAAAAATGATTGTGGTGCACGAACTGGCGCACCTGCGCGAAAAAGACCATAACAAGGCCTTTTACCAGCTGTGCTGCTATATGGAGCCGGATTATCACCAGCTGGAGTTCGACCTGCGTCTGTACTTAAGCCACCGCGACCGTTACGGCGAATTGTGGCAAACCCCGCCAGCATAA
- a CDS encoding argininosuccinate synthase encodes MSAIKKVVLAYSGGLDTSVIVQWLKDTYQCEIVTFTADLGQGEEVEPARAKAEAMGVKEIYIEDLREEFVRDFVFPMFRANTIYEGEYLLGTSIARPLIAKRLIEIANETGADAISHGATGKGNDQVRFELGAYALKPGVKVIAPWREWDLTSRETLMAYAKERNIPIDFNKAGKKSPYSMDANLLHISYEGGVLEDTWTEHEEDMWRWSVSPENAPDVPTYLELTYERGDIVAINGVTMSPATVLETLNKIGGANGIGRLDIVENRYVGMKSRGCYETPGGTIMLKAHRAIESITLDREVAHLKDELMPRYASLVYNGYWWSPERAMLQTMIDESQAPVNGVVRLKLYKGNVIVVGRKSDNSLFDTRISTFEDDGGAYDQKDAEGFIKLNALRMRIAANNGRKLLK; translated from the coding sequence ATGTCCGCCATTAAGAAAGTCGTGCTTGCCTACTCAGGTGGCCTTGATACCTCGGTTATTGTTCAATGGCTGAAAGACACCTACCAGTGTGAAATCGTTACCTTCACCGCCGACCTGGGTCAGGGTGAAGAAGTCGAGCCGGCCCGCGCCAAAGCCGAAGCCATGGGCGTTAAAGAAATTTACATTGAAGACCTGCGCGAAGAATTCGTACGCGATTTCGTCTTCCCGATGTTCCGCGCCAACACCATTTACGAAGGCGAATACCTGCTGGGCACCTCCATTGCCCGCCCGCTGATCGCCAAGCGCCTGATTGAAATTGCCAACGAAACCGGTGCCGATGCTATTTCCCACGGCGCCACCGGCAAAGGTAACGACCAGGTGCGTTTCGAGCTGGGTGCCTATGCCCTGAAGCCGGGTGTAAAAGTGATTGCGCCGTGGCGTGAATGGGATCTGACTTCCCGTGAAACCCTGATGGCCTATGCCAAAGAGCGCAACATCCCGATCGATTTCAACAAAGCCGGTAAAAAGTCTCCGTACTCCATGGACGCCAACCTGCTGCACATTTCCTATGAAGGCGGCGTGCTGGAAGACACCTGGACCGAGCATGAAGAAGACATGTGGCGCTGGTCTGTCAGCCCGGAAAACGCTCCGGACGTTCCGACCTATTTGGAACTGACCTACGAGCGCGGCGATATCGTGGCCATCAACGGCGTAACAATGAGCCCGGCAACCGTACTGGAAACGCTGAACAAAATCGGTGGTGCCAACGGCATCGGCCGGCTGGATATCGTCGAAAACCGTTATGTGGGCATGAAGTCCCGCGGTTGCTACGAAACTCCGGGCGGCACCATCATGCTGAAAGCACACCGTGCCATCGAATCCATCACCCTGGACCGTGAAGTGGCGCACCTGAAAGACGAACTGATGCCACGCTACGCCAGCCTGGTTTACAACGGCTACTGGTGGAGCCCGGAACGGGCCATGCTGCAGACCATGATCGACGAGTCGCAGGCGCCGGTAAACGGTGTGGTACGTCTGAAGCTGTATAAAGGTAACGTGATCGTGGTGGGCCGTAAGTCGGACAACAGCCTGTTCGATACCCGTATCTCTACCTTTGAAGACGACGGTGGTGCTTACGATCAGAAAGACGCGGAAGGCTTTATTAAGCTGAACGCCCTGCGGATGCGTATTGCGGCCAACAATGGTCGTAAATTGCTGAAGTGA
- a CDS encoding flagellar protein MotY, which produces MLSNQTLSKSVVEALRFCAGRCLLALAMTGAAVAEADLHYGSSAEDTRWQVSGSIFECRFEQPIPGYGRAVFYHEAGEDVEFRLETLRNLMAYTPAEVTILPPPWQPSAKSEHLGQVKVVDATPNLSLDARRTNQFLHALLEGKWPAISHTAYYDKGRQVRVHVSAVAFNDFYPVYLQCVDQLLPMNFRQVNRLKVQFGSGEEKIDAEDMAILDQIIHYIQNDPRVFAVYLDGHADSMGRRYDNRQVSKARVEDVERYFITRGINPDMLTTRFHGDRYPVANNRTAAGRAENRRVTIRLEQRDDMPVPDNLIFRPSAGG; this is translated from the coding sequence ATGCTTAGTAACCAAACTCTGTCCAAGTCTGTTGTCGAGGCGCTGCGGTTCTGTGCTGGCCGCTGTTTGTTAGCGCTGGCCATGACTGGGGCTGCCGTTGCTGAGGCGGATCTGCACTATGGCAGCTCGGCGGAAGATACCCGCTGGCAGGTGAGTGGCTCGATCTTTGAGTGCCGGTTTGAACAGCCCATTCCCGGCTATGGCCGGGCTGTGTTCTACCATGAGGCCGGCGAAGATGTGGAATTCCGCCTGGAAACCCTGCGTAATTTAATGGCCTATACGCCTGCGGAAGTGACTATTTTGCCGCCGCCGTGGCAGCCGTCGGCGAAATCGGAGCATCTTGGCCAGGTGAAGGTGGTGGATGCAACACCGAACTTAAGTTTGGATGCCCGCCGTACCAATCAGTTTTTACACGCACTGCTGGAAGGCAAGTGGCCGGCGATTTCCCATACCGCTTATTACGATAAGGGCCGGCAGGTGCGGGTGCATGTATCGGCCGTGGCCTTTAATGATTTTTACCCGGTATATCTGCAATGCGTCGACCAGCTGTTACCCATGAATTTTCGCCAGGTGAACCGCCTGAAAGTGCAGTTTGGCAGCGGTGAAGAGAAAATTGACGCTGAGGATATGGCCATTCTGGATCAGATTATTCATTACATTCAGAACGACCCCAGAGTGTTTGCGGTGTATCTGGATGGTCATGCCGATAGCATGGGGCGTCGTTATGATAACCGGCAAGTGTCCAAAGCGCGGGTAGAAGATGTGGAGCGCTATTTTATTACCAGGGGCATTAACCCGGATATGTTAACCACCCGTTTCCATGGCGACCGTTATCCGGTGGCCAATAACCGCACCGCCGCTGGCCGGGCAGAAAACCGCCGGGTAACCATAAGACTGGAGCAGCGGGATGATATGCCGGTGCCGGATAATCTGATTTTCAGGCCGTCGGCGGGGGGGTAG
- the pyrC gene encoding dihydroorotase: protein MTERITITRPDDWHLHLRDGALLQHTVPATARVMKRAIIMPNLQPPVMNAEQALEYRSRILSRVPQGIHFDPLMVLYLTDHTTPDMIAEAKDAGHIVAVKLYPAGATTNSHSGVTDLGKLDHIASALAEHGMPLLVHGEVTHNHVDIFDREKEFLDTILAPLVSRHPTLKVVVEHITTKDAADFVKSQGPNVGATITVQHLAYNRNHMLVGGIKPHFYCLPILKRNLHQQALQDVVVSGNAKFFLGTDSAPHAKGAKENACGCAGCYTAYGAIELYAEIFEDLGALDQLEGFASFHGPDFYGLPRNSDEITLVKQPWQVPAEMPFGQDVIVPLRAGETLRWKLEY, encoded by the coding sequence ATGACCGAACGCATAACCATCACCCGCCCTGATGACTGGCACCTGCATCTGCGCGATGGCGCATTATTGCAACACACCGTGCCCGCCACTGCCCGGGTAATGAAACGCGCCATCATCATGCCGAACCTGCAACCCCCGGTCATGAATGCCGAACAAGCGCTGGAATACCGCAGCCGCATTTTATCGCGCGTGCCGCAGGGCATTCACTTTGACCCGCTGATGGTGCTGTATTTAACCGACCACACCACCCCGGACATGATCGCCGAGGCCAAAGACGCCGGCCATATTGTAGCGGTCAAACTCTACCCGGCCGGTGCCACCACCAACTCGCATTCTGGCGTTACCGACCTGGGCAAGCTGGATCATATTGCCTCCGCCCTGGCTGAACATGGCATGCCATTACTGGTACACGGCGAAGTCACCCACAACCATGTGGATATTTTCGACCGCGAAAAAGAGTTCCTCGACACCATTCTGGCACCGCTGGTCAGCCGCCACCCGACCCTGAAAGTGGTGGTTGAACACATCACCACCAAAGACGCCGCCGATTTTGTAAAAAGCCAGGGGCCGAACGTGGGCGCCACCATTACCGTGCAGCATCTGGCCTACAACCGTAACCACATGCTGGTTGGCGGTATTAAACCGCACTTCTACTGCCTGCCGATTCTGAAACGCAACCTGCACCAGCAAGCCCTGCAGGATGTGGTGGTCAGCGGTAATGCCAAATTCTTCCTTGGTACCGACAGTGCCCCGCATGCCAAAGGCGCCAAAGAAAACGCCTGTGGCTGTGCCGGCTGCTACACCGCTTACGGTGCTATTGAACTGTACGCCGAAATTTTTGAAGACTTAGGCGCGCTGGACCAACTGGAAGGCTTTGCCAGCTTCCACGGCCCGGATTTCTACGGCCTGCCACGCAACAGCGACGAGATCACGCTGGTGAAACAACCCTGGCAGGTGCCGGCGGAAATGCCGTTCGGGCAAGACGTTATCGTGCCGCTGCGTGCGGGTGAAACCCTGCGCTGGAAACTGGAGTACTAA
- a CDS encoding ferredoxin--NADP reductase — translation MSNLIRETVTSVHHWNETLFSFTTTRSQGLRFKNGHFTMIGIEVENKPLLRAYSIASANYEEEMEFFSIKVQDGPLTSRLQKLQVGDELLVGTKPVGTLITDNLLPGKNLYLLSTGTGLAPFMSIIKDLDVYEQYDKVILTHGVRWVSELAYQQRIENELPNNEYFGDVVREKLIYYPTVTREPFRNNGRLTDAITSGKLTRDIGLADLNPETDRFMLCGSPVMLDDLTTILDRMGFKEARGGQPGHYVIERAFVEK, via the coding sequence ATGAGCAATCTGATCCGCGAAACCGTTACCAGCGTGCATCACTGGAATGAAACTTTGTTCAGCTTTACCACCACACGCAGTCAGGGGCTGCGCTTTAAGAATGGTCATTTCACCATGATCGGTATTGAGGTGGAAAATAAGCCGCTGCTGCGCGCCTACAGTATTGCCAGTGCTAACTACGAAGAAGAGATGGAATTTTTTTCCATCAAAGTACAGGACGGCCCGCTGACTTCGCGTTTACAAAAACTGCAGGTGGGCGATGAATTGCTGGTCGGCACTAAGCCGGTGGGTACGTTAATTACCGATAACCTGCTACCGGGTAAAAACCTGTACCTGCTCAGCACCGGCACGGGCTTAGCACCCTTTATGAGCATTATTAAAGACCTGGATGTGTACGAGCAGTACGACAAGGTGATTCTGACCCACGGCGTACGCTGGGTGTCGGAGCTGGCCTATCAGCAGCGCATCGAGAACGAATTGCCGAACAACGAATATTTTGGCGATGTGGTGCGCGAGAAGCTGATTTATTACCCGACCGTTACCCGCGAGCCGTTCCGCAATAATGGTCGTTTAACCGATGCCATTACCAGCGGCAAGCTCACCCGTGATATTGGCCTTGCGGATCTGAACCCGGAAACCGATCGCTTCATGTTGTGTGGCAGCCCGGTCATGCTGGATGACTTAACGACAATTCTGGACCGCATGGGCTTTAAAGAAGCCCGTGGCGGCCAGCCGGGGCATTATGTGATTGAACGGGCGTTTGTGGAGAAGTAA
- a CDS encoding YacL family protein codes for MDYRFFYNERQIPTARLSMDHEAFGLWLSDELGNNKEQLDVILQAIGQLEAGAQREYQWQGRDFLLHLTREDAEVTALTLLQEYSLEELEGEDLDFYDSESRAACGLEDFKDLLIEWRDFL; via the coding sequence ATGGATTACCGCTTTTTTTACAACGAACGCCAGATCCCCACGGCCCGCTTATCCATGGATCATGAAGCCTTTGGCCTGTGGTTAAGCGATGAACTGGGCAACAACAAAGAACAACTGGACGTTATTCTGCAGGCCATCGGCCAGCTGGAAGCCGGTGCGCAGCGTGAGTACCAGTGGCAAGGTCGCGATTTTCTGCTGCACTTAACCCGTGAAGACGCGGAAGTAACCGCCCTGACGTTGCTGCAGGAATACTCGCTGGAAGAGCTGGAAGGTGAAGATCTGGATTTTTACGACTCCGAATCCCGCGCCGCCTGCGGGCTGGAAGACTTCAAAGACCTGCTGATTGAGTGGCGGGATTTTTTGTAA
- a CDS encoding phospholipase A produces the protein MLTRASLMCILLCFLPLPVMAAATSSVTEAEEDDPEASLGSLLPESGPVRTETRKVEVVAEEEFNRAIRRLPQLVEKIRIERLAADSRFVLLPHRPNYVLPLTWQSSPSDREVDKLLQNITGNPTASRGDEGNDHLEAVFQLSIKYQLASDIIGKHSRIDVAYTNRSFWQAYNEDISRPFRETNHEPELIFSWQTRNKYVDYFSLALNHQSNGQTSSLSRSWNRVIFEAGSVTRQGIISAKLWWRMPEKSGADPLDPTDDDNPRIEHYMGPGELRYLYPYGQHNLTVMLRNNFKWDDNRGAIELGWTFPLTPRIKGYVHYFNGYGESLIDYDRHQQRFGVGVSLSDWL, from the coding sequence ATGCTTACCCGTGCCAGCCTTATGTGCATATTGCTGTGTTTTTTGCCCTTGCCGGTCATGGCCGCCGCAACGTCGTCGGTTACTGAGGCGGAAGAGGATGATCCGGAAGCCAGTCTGGGCTCCTTATTGCCGGAAAGTGGCCCGGTACGGACGGAGACCCGCAAAGTGGAGGTGGTGGCAGAAGAAGAATTTAACCGGGCCATCCGCCGCCTGCCGCAACTGGTGGAAAAGATCCGCATTGAACGACTGGCGGCTGACAGCCGTTTTGTGTTGTTGCCGCACCGGCCCAATTATGTGCTGCCGTTAACCTGGCAATCGTCTCCCAGTGACCGGGAAGTGGATAAATTGCTGCAGAATATTACCGGTAACCCCACGGCCAGTCGCGGTGATGAGGGCAATGATCATCTGGAAGCGGTGTTTCAGCTGAGCATTAAATACCAGTTGGCTAGTGATATTATTGGTAAGCACAGCCGCATTGATGTGGCTTATACCAACCGGTCCTTCTGGCAGGCGTACAACGAAGATATTTCCCGTCCGTTCCGGGAAACCAACCATGAACCCGAACTGATTTTTTCCTGGCAAACGCGCAATAAATACGTCGATTATTTTTCCCTGGCGTTAAATCATCAGTCTAATGGTCAGACCAGCAGCTTATCGCGCAGCTGGAACCGGGTGATTTTTGAAGCCGGTTCGGTCACCCGGCAAGGCATTATCAGTGCCAAACTCTGGTGGCGGATGCCGGAAAAAAGTGGTGCCGATCCGTTAGACCCAACCGATGATGATAATCCGCGTATTGAACATTACATGGGGCCAGGTGAGCTGCGTTATCTGTACCCTTATGGTCAGCACAACTTAACAGTGATGCTGCGCAATAACTTTAAATGGGATGACAATCGCGGGGCTATTGAGCTGGGCTGGACCTTTCCGCTGACACCGCGCATTAAAGGCTATGTGCATTATTTCAACGGTTATGGCGAAAGCCTGATTGATTATGACCGCCATCAGCAGCGCTTTGGCGTGGGCGTGTCATTAAGCGATTGGCTGTAA
- a CDS encoding polysaccharide biosynthesis protein, producing the protein MIHLLLNASRSTKRFIALSYDVFAIPVAMYLALALRHGTFSIKTTEAMYLMVAITVIITTVAFVKLGLYRAVVRFMTSKAFSALALGIGVSALTMATASFLIPANIPRSSVIIYFFTAFALLGTPRLFIRSVVTQLSKAKSEPVIIYGAGQQGIALAQALSSSNQFRPFAFIDDDPKKQKSSIHGLKVYSPLNLSDLLEQQHVKKIVLALGRTSIQQRKLLIEKLAENNLEVLTAPSVPDIISGKARIEEVREVDIEDLLGRDQVDARADLLQESIHGKIVLITGAGGSIGSELCRQALLQQPEKLILLELNEYSLYAIEQELQQLNEQYQLNVPIISILGSVQKQNRLETVFRTFKVQTVYHAAAYKHVPMVEHNVVEGVRNNVFGTWYCAEAAIAAGVERFVLISTDKAVRPTNVMGASKRMAELVLQALAKRQTDTLFCMVRFGNVLGSSGSVVPLFRKQIKNGGPITVTHPDIIRYFMTIPEASQLVIQAGAMGKGGDVFVLDMGEPVRIVDLAKKMIRLSGLTERSLKNPQGDIEILFTGLRPGEKLYEELLIGDNVEGTEHPRIMTANEVHLTWPETHNLLNRLDKACHEFKVEDVISLLLEAPAAYNKQGECPDWVLNAGRV; encoded by the coding sequence ATGATTCATCTGTTACTCAACGCGTCACGTTCCACCAAGCGTTTTATTGCCCTGTCTTACGATGTCTTTGCTATCCCGGTCGCTATGTACCTGGCGCTGGCATTGCGTCATGGTACGTTCAGCATCAAGACGACAGAAGCCATGTACCTGATGGTGGCCATTACGGTAATCATCACCACTGTCGCCTTCGTAAAGCTGGGGCTGTACCGCGCGGTGGTCCGCTTTATGACCAGTAAAGCGTTCAGTGCCCTGGCATTAGGTATTGGTGTTTCTGCCCTGACCATGGCTACAGCGTCCTTCCTGATTCCGGCCAACATTCCCCGCTCCAGCGTCATTATTTACTTTTTTACCGCCTTTGCATTGTTAGGCACCCCACGGTTGTTTATCCGCAGCGTGGTAACCCAGCTCAGCAAAGCCAAATCAGAACCGGTGATTATTTATGGGGCTGGTCAGCAAGGTATTGCCTTAGCTCAGGCGCTCAGCAGCAGCAATCAATTCCGGCCGTTTGCCTTTATTGACGATGATCCCAAAAAACAAAAAAGCAGCATTCATGGCCTGAAGGTCTATTCGCCATTGAATCTGAGCGATCTGCTTGAACAGCAACATGTTAAAAAAATTGTACTGGCACTGGGGCGCACCAGCATTCAGCAACGTAAATTGCTGATCGAAAAACTGGCCGAAAACAATCTCGAAGTATTAACAGCGCCATCGGTTCCCGACATTATCAGTGGCAAAGCGCGTATTGAAGAAGTCCGCGAAGTCGATATTGAAGACCTGCTGGGCCGCGACCAGGTCGATGCCCGTGCTGACTTGCTACAAGAAAGTATCCACGGAAAAATCGTATTAATTACCGGCGCCGGTGGTTCTATTGGTTCTGAATTATGCCGCCAGGCTTTACTGCAACAGCCGGAAAAACTGATCCTGCTGGAACTGAACGAATACAGTCTGTATGCCATTGAACAGGAACTGCAGCAGCTGAATGAACAGTATCAGCTTAATGTGCCGATTATTTCCATCCTCGGTTCCGTGCAAAAACAAAACCGGCTGGAAACCGTATTCCGTACGTTTAAAGTTCAGACGGTTTACCACGCGGCGGCGTATAAGCACGTGCCCATGGTCGAGCATAATGTGGTTGAAGGCGTGCGCAATAACGTATTCGGTACCTGGTACTGTGCCGAAGCCGCCATTGCTGCCGGGGTTGAACGTTTTGTATTAATTTCCACTGACAAGGCCGTGCGCCCCACTAATGTAATGGGTGCTTCCAAACGTATGGCCGAGTTGGTGCTGCAGGCACTGGCCAAGCGCCAAACCGACACCCTGTTCTGTATGGTGCGTTTCGGCAATGTACTCGGCTCCTCCGGCTCGGTGGTGCCGCTGTTCCGCAAACAAATTAAAAACGGTGGCCCCATCACGGTTACCCATCCGGATATTATCCGTTACTTTATGACCATTCCCGAAGCCTCTCAGCTGGTGATTCAGGCCGGTGCCATGGGCAAAGGTGGGGATGTTTTTGTACTGGATATGGGCGAGCCGGTCAGAATTGTTGATCTGGCGAAAAAAATGATCCGTTTGTCTGGTCTTACGGAGCGCAGCCTGAAAAACCCACAGGGTGATATCGAGATTTTATTCACCGGCTTACGCCCGGGTGAAAAACTGTACGAAGAGCTGCTGATTGGCGACAACGTGGAAGGCACCGAACATCCGCGCATTATGACCGCCAACGAGGTTCATCTGACCTGGCCGGAAACCCACAACCTGCTGAACCGGCTGGATAAAGCCTGTCACGAATTTAAAGTGGAAGATGTTATCAGCCTGCTGCTGGAAGCACCGGCGGCCTACAACAAACAAGGCGAGTGCCCGGACTGGGTACTCAACGCCGGGCGTGTATAA
- the rnt gene encoding ribonuclease T — MSVTQNSNSAEKTPMARRFRGFLPVVVDVETGGFNADTDALLEIAMVTLRMDEQGLLHPHESMSANIHPFDGANLQKEALDFTGIDPFDPERDAEFEIDALTSMFQTIRREVKLHGCNRAVLVGHNSHFDHGFLRAAIARNDIKRDPFHPFSSFDTASLSALALGHTVLARACRLAGLDFDNHAAHSAAYDTWKTAELFCYIVNRYQTLGGWPLANTEADSDDDND, encoded by the coding sequence ATGTCGGTAACACAAAACAGCAACTCTGCAGAAAAAACCCCCATGGCACGTCGCTTCCGCGGCTTTTTACCGGTAGTGGTCGATGTCGAAACCGGCGGTTTTAATGCCGATACCGATGCGCTGCTGGAAATCGCCATGGTAACCCTGCGTATGGATGAACAAGGCCTGCTGCACCCGCACGAGAGCATGAGCGCCAACATCCATCCCTTCGACGGTGCCAACCTGCAAAAAGAAGCACTGGATTTTACCGGTATTGACCCGTTTGACCCGGAACGCGACGCCGAATTTGAAATCGACGCCTTAACCAGCATGTTCCAGACCATTCGCCGCGAAGTAAAACTGCATGGCTGCAACCGCGCCGTGTTAGTGGGCCATAACTCACACTTCGACCACGGCTTCCTGCGCGCCGCGATTGCCCGTAATGATATCAAGCGCGATCCCTTTCACCCGTTTTCCTCGTTCGATACGGCCAGCTTGTCCGCACTGGCGTTAGGCCATACCGTGCTGGCCCGCGCCTGCCGGCTGGCCGGGCTGGATTTTGACAACCATGCCGCCCACAGCGCGGCCTACGACACCTGGAAAACCGCCGAACTGTTCTGCTACATCGTAAACCGCTACCAGACCCTGGGGGGCTGGCCGCTGGCCAATACCGAAGCCGACAGCGACGACGACAACGACTGA
- a CDS encoding LysR family transcriptional regulator, with translation MRYTLRQLQVFIAIAHSQNLTRAADQLAMSQSAASSALKDFEHQFGVQLFDRAGKRLQLNEQGRLLRPKAEALLAQAQDFEQALLRHAEAGPLNVGATLSIGNYLAVGMMAQYMTAHPDATVRLDVANTRQIADKVLNYELDIGLIEGELNHPDLDIIPWRRDELALFCHPHDNLAQRQQQQGFLTDADLRSARWILREAGSGTRQAFDRALHGLLPELHVTLELQHTEAIKRAVEAGLGIGCLSLITLGDAFKRGSLIRLTAPQRDFSRQLYLIIHKQKYRSAGINAWIEMCRPDA, from the coding sequence ATGCGCTACACCCTTCGTCAACTGCAGGTGTTTATTGCCATCGCCCACTCTCAAAACCTGACCCGCGCCGCCGACCAGCTGGCCATGTCGCAAAGTGCGGCCAGCAGTGCGCTGAAAGACTTTGAACATCAGTTTGGTGTGCAGTTGTTCGACCGCGCCGGCAAACGCCTGCAACTGAATGAACAGGGCCGGCTGCTGCGCCCCAAAGCCGAAGCCCTGCTGGCACAGGCGCAGGACTTTGAACAGGCCCTGCTGCGTCACGCCGAAGCCGGACCGCTGAATGTCGGCGCCACCCTGTCGATCGGCAACTACCTGGCGGTGGGTATGATGGCGCAGTACATGACTGCCCATCCCGATGCCACAGTACGACTGGATGTCGCCAATACCCGGCAAATCGCCGACAAAGTGCTGAATTACGAACTGGATATCGGCCTGATTGAAGGTGAGCTGAACCACCCCGACCTGGACATCATTCCCTGGCGGCGCGATGAACTGGCACTGTTCTGCCACCCGCACGACAATTTGGCGCAACGGCAGCAGCAACAGGGCTTTCTGACCGATGCCGACTTACGCAGCGCCCGCTGGATTCTGCGCGAAGCCGGTTCCGGCACCCGCCAGGCCTTCGACCGCGCCCTGCACGGCCTGCTGCCGGAACTGCACGTCACCCTGGAACTGCAACACACCGAAGCCATTAAACGCGCGGTGGAAGCCGGCCTCGGCATCGGCTGTTTGTCCCTGATAACCCTGGGGGATGCCTTCAAACGCGGCAGCCTTATCCGCCTTACCGCACCGCAACGTGACTTCAGCCGCCAGCTGTATCTGATTATTCATAAACAAAAATACCGCAGCGCCGGGATCAATGCGTGGATTGAGATGTGCCGGCCGGACGCTTGA